The segment CCACAAATACACTAACGGCCTCGCTAAAGCAGCCGCCAAACGTGGCGTACAGCTTAATTATGGCCACCACATTGACGATATTGGCGCTGACGATAATGGGGCTTGGGTAAGCGCCACGGTAGATAACAACAGCATGAGCCAACGCTTTGACAGCGTGGTCGTTTGCGCGGGGACTGGCAGCCGCGCCATTGCCGCCAAATTAGGCGATCGCGTTAATATCTACCCCGTAAAAGGTTACTCCATCACCGTACAGCTAGATGACGAGGCCTCTCAGCAAGCCGCGCCAACCGTCAGCCTGCTAGATGATGAAACCAAATTGGTGACCAGCCGGTTGGGGCTCAACCGCTTCCGCGTGGCTGGTACCGCTGAATTTAACGGCGCGAATCGCGATATACGCAACGACCGTATTCAACCGCTGGTTCGCTGGGTAGAAGAGTGCTTCCCTGGCGTGAGCACACAACGCGTTGTGCCCTGGGCTGGCCTGCGCCCAATGCTACCTAACATGCTGCCCAAAGTTGGGCCTGGCCGTTTGCCCACTGTTTTCTATAACACCGGCCACGGCCACCTAGGCTGGACACTGTCAGCCATTACCGCCGAAATGCTGGCGGACGCGGTGGAAGAGAAAAATATCCTCCGCGAGCCAGCCCCCCAACCGCTTAGCTAGTTCCAACCATGACAAGTCCGGGCTGGCTTCCGGTAAGATATAGAACACCCCAACATAGGCGTGTTTTATGCTTAACCAGCGTGCATTAACCTACCTCAATGAAGTGATTCGGCGCGGCTCGCTCAGGCGTGCCGCCGCCCACCTGAATGTCGATGCCTCTGCCGTTAGCCGCCAACTAAAAGCATTAGAAGAAGAACTGGATACCCAGCTATGCGAGCGGCACGGAAGAGGGATGCGTGCCACCGCAGCGGGCCAGCTACTGGTGCACCATTTTCATGCCCAGCGGGCTTCAGAAGAAGCGGTGCTCTCCCAACTAATGGCACTTCAAAGTCTAGCGAAAGGGGAAGTTCGCATTGCCGTGGGAGAAGGGTTTATTGCTGACCTGATCGCCGCACCGTTAGGCACTTTTATGTCAGCGTTTGACGGTATCAAAGTTGAAATCCGCATGGCGGGTGTCAACGAAGCGATGTCGTTACTCCAAGATCGCGAGGTGGATATAGCGCTACTTTATGCACCGCCGGTAGACCCGCAACTTTTCTGCCACGTGGAAACGCGCCAGCCGCTCGATGTCATTGTACCCCCCAATCACCCACTAAGTGATCTTAACCGCCCGGTAACACTGCATGACTTAAAGGAGTGGCCTCTGGCGTTAATGGACAATCCTTTTGGTATGCGGCAAATGGTTAATATGGTGGCTCACCAGGAGCGTATTCATCTTGAAGCACGCCTGCATACAAACTCTGTTTCGGTGTTAAAGAACTTCGTCCGCTCAGGCATCGGCGTTACGTTTATGCCCGAACTCACCGTAGCGGATGAGATTGAGCGCGGTGAGATCTTCACACTCCCCATGCAGTACCCGGTGATGAACGGTACGCGGGCACAAATTGTTAGCCTGAAAGGACAGGAACTCCCAGTCGCTTCAATCACTTGCATCAATCATTTGCACAAAGGCATGCGCTTTTTCTCCGCCGACGCACCACGACTGTTGCAATAAAAGCCACAGTTTAGGTATTGCATAGTCAACACCTCAATACATAGTCTTCTAGTAGGCACTCCTTATAAATCTAATAACGCGCCCATAGCGCCCCGTAGCTCACGACAATAAACCAGGAGACTGACTATGTACCCACCAAAATTGAGCCAATACTTTTCGCCTAAACAGCTTATTTCCGCGTGCCTAGTAGGCTCTGCTTTGATGGCAGGGAACGCGCTTGCAGCGACTACGATTAATCTAAGTTACAACGGTGCCCCAGACCCCGAAAAGAATGCTGTCCACGTCTTTGCAGAGAATCTTAAAGCGTTGGTAGACGAAAAAACTGACGGTGAGATCCAGCTCAAGCTCTATCCGAATAGCATGCTCGGCGAAGAAGAGGAGCGCATGGAACAAACCATGAATACGCCCATGCTCAATGTGGCGTCATTTGCGGGTGTCTCTCCTCTTGTTGATGAAATCTTCGTTAGCGCTATTCCGTTTCTGTTCGACGATTTTTCTGCAGCTCACACTTTCTTCGATGAGGGTGAGTATTGGCAGGAAGTCAGCAACGCTCTGCAGGAGCGTGCCGGTATCGATATGCTAGCCGTTGTGGAAGAGGGCGGCTTTTTGGCGTTCACCAATAACGAAAGGCCGATCAGCCACCCTGACGACTTCGAAGGACTCCGCTTCCGCGCCATGGACCCTAGCCAAGTCGCTCTGTATGAGGCCTTCGGCGCCTCCGGCACTCCCATCCCCTGGACAGAGACCTATATGGCACTGCGCACCGGGGTGGCAGACGGCCAAATGAACCCGCCGATGTATATCATCTTGGGCAGCCTTTACGAAGTGCAGGACTACCTGACCCTTGCCAATATCCAGTACTCCGACCAGTTCCTGGTAGGCAACAGCGACATGATCGCGGGTTGGGATGATGAGCTTCGCAGCGCCTTTATGGAAGCCGTCTCCGAAGCTAATCACAATGCCCGTGAGCACAATGAGGAGCAAGTAGAGGCGCGTATCGCCTATTTGGAAGAGCAAGGCATGGAAGTAATTCGCCCCTCTGAAGAAGAGCTGGCCGCTTTCCGCGAAATCGGCCAGCCTGCCTACCTTGAGTGGCTTGGTGAGCGTGATATCGAGCAGCGCTGGATCGATATGGCGTTGGAAGATGCAGGCATGAGCGAACTGCTCGACTAACGGCTGTTAACAACAGGGGCTGGCATCATGCTGGCCCCCTATTTCCAGTACTTAATACTCCAGTACTTAATACTCCAGTACTTAATACCCAAGTACTTAATACCCAAGTACTTAATGTTCAAGTGCTTAACGTTTCTGTGCTTCATGGAAGGCTGCCATGTTTAATACGCTTCGATCCCGTCTTTTAGCGATCAGCCGCCCTGTTACCTTAACCCTGGCGGGCGCACTGTTATCGCTCAATGTTGCGGCCATTCTGTTTGGGGTGTTTGCACGCTACATCGCTGGTGGCGCGCCTATCTGGACAGATGAGCTTTCACGTTTCTTAATCATCGCCACCGTGATGCTCGCGGCTGGCGCTGTCTGGTCTGAAGGAGAACATATGCGCGTTGGCCTGTTAGAGAAACGACTGCCCGCCCCCTTTGCTCGCTTGCTAAACGTGTACCAATGGTTACTCACCCTGCTAATTGCAGCGGGGGGTGCATGGGTTAGCTATCGCTATGCGCTATCGGTCAGCATGTTTACCACCTCTGGGCTCGGCATTAGCCGCACGGTGCCACTGCTCTCGCTACCTATTGGCTTTTTGCTACTAGCTTGGCATGTGCTTCTCTATGGCCCTGCGCCACTCAAGACCATCGAGGACGACCTATGATTGTCACTATGCTGGTTGTTTTCCTGGGCCACGTCTTGCTTGGGCTTCCTCTGTTTATCGCCCTGCTTACCACCGCAATAGTCGGCTTTTTGTTTGTCGACCCCTCAATGATTCCACGCATGCTGCCCCAGCAATTCTTTGGTGGTATCAATGTATTCTCCTTGATGGCGATTCCGTTATTTATCTTCGCTGGCAACCTGATGAACGTCAGCGGCTTAACCGAACGCTTGATGGGGCTCGCCCGCCTGATGGTAGGGCATTTGCGGGGCGGCATGGGTCACGTCAATGTGGTGTCGAGCGTATTCTTCGCGGGTGTTAATGGCTCAGCAGTGGCGGACACCTCGGCACTTGGGTCGCTGTTAGTGCCTGCCATGGAGAAAGAGGGCTACTCACGAGCCTTTGCCGCTGGGTTGACCGCAGGTAGCTCGTTGATCGGCCCGATTATTCCACCCAGTATCTTTATGATCCTCTACGCCTCACTGACCAACACCTCAGTCGGCGATCTATTTCTGGCGGGCGTTGTGCCAGGGCTACTGCTGGGGGTTGCCTTTATGGGCATGAACGCTTGGTATGCCTGGCGCCATCGGTTACCCAAAAGTGGCCAGTTGCCCCCGCTCAGCCAACTTGGCGTAGCCTTCGTAGCCGCTCTGCCTGCACTTATTGCCCCTTTTATTATTGTTGCTGGCATCGTGCTGGGCTTCGTGACGCCAACAGAGTCAGGCGCATTAACAGCGCTGTACGTCGCGTTGTGCGGGGTCGTGTTGGGAGGATTGCGTTTTAAAGAGTGCTGGAAAGCTATCGTCGATACGGCACGCTTAACCTCGGCGATTTTTCTGATTATGGCCGCCTCAGCGACAATTAGCTGGTTACTCTCCTATGCGCAAGTGCCCGCGCAATTTGTCTCGCTGTTATCTCCTTACATAGACAACGCAGTAGTGATTCTACTGTTACTGAGTGCCATTACCTTTATAACGGGCATGTTTATGGAAGAGGTGTCAGCGTTGATGCTACTGACGCCTATCTTTACGCCAGTGGCTATGATGGCGGGTATCGACCCCATTCACCTGGGCGTCATCATCACGCTTAACATTACCATCGCGTTAATCACTCCGCCGCTGGGTGCATGCGTGTTTGTCGCCGCCGCGGTCAGTCGGCTTGAGATAGTGTCGCTGTTCAGAACCATTTGGCCCTTTGTACTGACAGCGATTGCGGTGCTTATTCTACTCATCCTGTTTCCGCCACTAACGCTTTGGCTTCCTACACAGTTTAGATAGTGCTCTTCTTGAATAATCCTTTGCTTGGATAACATGATGCCTTTGAACACACTATTGAAGGCCTTGCCGCCTCTACCCAGCCACCTAGCTCCAAACTGGGAACAGCTACGCCGAACATCTATTGAAGATAACGGTGAGCGCTTGGTGCCAATGAGCCTCGCCCCCGCACCGATTAGCGTATTCCCCGCCTATGCTCGGCTGGGCATTCCCGGCGCGGTACCGGAGTGTTTCGTTCGGGAAAGCGTTTATCGGGCGCTACTCGCCGCAGCACGCAGCTTACCCGAAGGGATCGGTTTAATCGTACTCGACGGCTGGCGTCCATGGCGGGTGCAGCAGTACTTATTTGATACCCTGCACGAAGCTATCCAGCAGCATCAGCCCGGCCTCAGTGAAGCGGAGCTACTGGAGCGCACACGGGAGTTTGTCTCAGTCCCCAGCCGCGACCCATTAGCACCCAGCCCACATCTCACCGGTGGCGCCGTCGATGTCACGCTATGCGATGCCGATGGCCTGCCACTGGATATGGGGACGCTGTTTGATGAAGCGATACCTGCCTCTCATAGCGACTATTTCGAGCGCCTGGAAACGCTAACGCCGCAGCAAGTCAACGCCCGCGATCATCGCCGCCTGCTGTATCACACCATGCAACAGCAAGGCTTCACTAACCTGCCTAGCGAGTGGTGGCACTTCGATTACGGCGATCAATTATGGGCCTACTACGGGTCACATCAGCAGGCGCATTACGGCCCGGCAGAGTTGGACACCATTGAGAATCGCTGGCGCCGACAGCTGTAGTTGACTAGGCACGATGCCACTCCAGGTAAAGGGCATCGTCGCCTAGAACTCACACCACCTTATCAAGGATGCTCAGATTGCGTTTCCCGCTACCGCATGCTTGCTACCGATAGACGAGCTTGCTCTTGCTACCCAAAGCCGATAAAGCGCTGGGGTAAAGAAAAACGACACCAGCGTTGCCAAAAGCAGCCCAAACCCGACGGTTTGCGCAAAAGGTGGCCACAATCCACCTGCCGCCATCATCAATGGAATTAATCCGGCGAAAGTGGTGATCGTCGTTGAGACAATATGACGACTGGTGGGGCCGCTAATCACCGCTAACATGGCATCGATATCGCCTTGGCGTGCAGCCTCATCGTCGTCAAACGCAGCAATGATGATAATAGTGGCATTAATCGCCACGCCCACTAGCCCCATAATGCCGACAATAATGACAAAACCGAAGGCATGGCCGCTTAATAACAGCGCCACAATACCCATGCCCATCGCCTGAGCCCCAGCAATAAACACGATGGCTGCGCGGCGAAAGGAATTAAACGCCAGCACGACCGTTGCCACCATGGCAATTACCAGCAGTATCACCGAGGCCAGCAGGTTACCCACGGCTTCGTCACGTTCAGCGGCCTCCCCACCGGTTTCAATGCGATAACCAGAAGGGAGATGAATCTCTCCTGCTGCTAGCGCGTTTTGCAGAAAGTCTTCTAGCTGCGCCATGGAAACCGCCGGCAACGCATCGGCCACCAAGTAGCCTTGCACCAACTGTACCCGTTCAGCATTACGTCGAGTAATCACGCTCCAGGCTGGCGTTAGCGATACCTCCGCTACTGCCGCTAGCGGCAATCCCTCGGCGACGCGATCACTGACTAAGCGCAGCGCAGCAAGCTGTTCCGCATCGGTACGCCATTCACCAACATAACGCACTCGAACGGGTAACTGCTGGGTATCTTCCAGCAGCATGCCGGCAGACTGACCCGACAGTGCTGCGCCAACTTGTTCCGCTAGGCGTTGTGGCGTTAGGCCTGCATCGTTAAGCGCCGTTTGGTTGATATCTAACGTTAACCTGGGCAGGTCGCGCTGCATGCCTGCGCGCACATGGGTCACCTGAGGCAACTGGTGCATTAGATTCGCTAGTTCGAGCCCCAGCGATGACAGTACGTCCAAGTCATCACCGTAGACCCGTAGCTCAATCGGGGCTTTAAACGGAGGCCCCTGTTCATACTTACGCACCACGCTTTGCGCCTGCAGAAAGTGCTGATCAAGTACCTGCTGCAGCATTGGCACTCGCTGATTCGTCACCGCTAACGACTCGGCATCGACAATCAAGTGCAAAAACGCGGGGTTGTTATCCTCATTGGTCAATACGTTGTAGTACATCATGGGGGCACTTTCGCCGATAAATGCCGACACCCGCTTGATTCCCGGCAGCTCTCGGATAAGGGCCTCGGCTTCGTAGGCCAACGCTGCGGTATTGGCCATGCTGCTAGCCGGTGGCAAGCGTACTTCAATGTGGAATTGATCACGGTCTGCCGGTGGAAAAAACGCGACGTCTAGCGTTGGCATTAGCGCGATGCCGCCCACAGGCACGCATAACGTTATGATCATGGCAGCCACCGGATGACGCAGCGCGCTGCGTACGGTACGGCGAAAACCACGCTTGACCACGTTATCTTTTGACCCTGACAGCTTATTCGCCACATTGGCTAGCAACATCGGAGATAGCGCGGGCACTAACAACAGCGATACCAGGTAAGAGCTCACCAGCGCTACCATAACGGCCATGGCTAGCGGTCCGACGAACTCTCCGGCAGGCCCCGGCATTAGCACAATTGGCATAAACGCCAAGATTGTTGTCAACGTACTGGCAAGTAGCGGCACGGCTAAATGACGCAAGGCATCTCGGGTAGCAGCAATCACCGAATCCCCTTGCAATAAGCGCTCGCGAAGGGCATTGGTCATGACGATGGCGTTATCCACCATTAATCCCAGCGCCACAATAATGCCGGTAATGCTCATCTGGTGGATATCAATACCCAGTGGTTTGAAGAACGCCAACGTGAGCAGCGCCGTGGCGGGAATCGCTAGCCCCACGGTGATCGCCGAGCGCCAGCCCATGGTTAAAAATAGAATAGCCACGACCAGTACTAACCCCATCAGCAGGCTGCTAGCGACATCGCTTAAGCGCTGATTGGTATAACTGGCCTGTTCAAATACCTCCTCAACATCAAGGCCCACGGGCAATTCGTCAGCAAACGCCATAAGTTGTTGCTGAGCCCGTTCAACCCAAACATCGATACGCTGGCCGGGGGCCATACGGGCACCAACAAACACCGCTCGTTCGCCGTTAAGCAGTGCCATGGCGGCAGGCGGATCCTGAACGCCACGGCGCAGCTGTGCAATCTCACCTAGCCTAACCGTCTGGCCTTGCCGGATAGCCACGTCGATATCGCGCAATCTGTCCAACGTATCAAACTCACCGCTCAGCCCGACCGTTAGCCGATGGCCTTGAGTGACCACTTCGCCTGCCGTGCGTCGGCCATCACTTGCTTCAATAGCGGCGGCCAACTGGCCAACAGAGAGCCCCAACGCATTTAGCTCTAAGGGATCGACCATGACCTCGACCTGTTCCCCAGCGACACCAAACAGATGCGTGTACTCCGTGCCTGCAACACGCCTAAACTGGTCTTCTAGGCGTTCAGCATAGCGCTCCATCAGTTGCGGGTTGGGCGAAGAATCCAATGTCCAGCGCAGGGCGGCCACCATGCTAAAGGCGTAACCGCGGTCATCCAGCAGCTCTGGCGTTTGCACACCGGCTGGCAATGTTGGTGCGATATCGCCTAACTTATCTCGTACCCGGCTCCACACCGGAGTGACATCAAAAACCGCGTCTTCTAATTCAAGACTGATAACAGCGATGCCCTGGCGCGACGTAGACTCAAGCACTTGGATTTCTGAAATAGTGCGCAACTCGTTTTCAATGGGCCGCGCTACCAGCGCTTCAACCTGCTCAGGCGTAGCACCAGGAAACGGCGCGAGCACGGTAGCCATACGCGCAATCAAATGAGGGTCTTCTGCTCGAGGAAGCGTTTGAATAGCCGACAGCCCAGCAACGACCAGCAACCCCAAGGTTAATGCCACTAGACGTCGGTTAAACAACCATTCAATGCGCTGCATAAGCCACATCCTCGCTGAGGGTGACTTGCTGCCCTGGGGTGATGCGGTGAATACCGCTAGTTATTAACCTTATTCCTGGTTCGAGGGTTCCGCGCACGAAAGCTTGATCGCCCTCGGTATGCAACAACTCCACACTCGCCCTAGCCACACGAAAACGCCCCTCTTCTAGCGGCTCTGCCACCAGTACGTTCCACAACCCTCGGTCGGCAGCACGCAAAGCATCTAGCGGCACCCAATAGCCACTGGCAGACTCTGAAATTGCGTAGCGGAGTTCAGCGAGATCTCCTGGCACAACATTGCTTGAAGCGTCAAGCGATACCACCAGCGTCTGTGTACGGCTATCGCTGTCAATGTGAGGTAGCCGAGCGCGCACCTCACCGCCAATAGTATGCTGATTAACATTGAGTGTGACCGTCTCGCCTGGGGTAAACGTCGCCGCTAACCGAGCAGGCAAACCCAGGTGCGCTTCGAGCTGCTCAATATCGATAAGCTCAAACGCGGCGGTGCCGCTAGCCACTAAACTGCCAACACTGACATAACGTTCAATCACGCGTCCGGCGAAGGGCGCTTTTAACGTGCTATCTTCAAGATCTGCGGTAAGGCTGTCTCGTTCCGCCGCCAGTGCCGCAAGGCGGGCTTGAAGTGTTAGCCGATCTGTACGGGCCTGATCCAGCGTTGTGCGGCTAGCAAAGTTACTTTGATTAAGTTGCGCTTCACGCTCTTCTTGGCGCTGGGCAAAAGCAAGGCCAGCGCGGGCTTCTTCGCTGCGTGCAGCTACTTCTGCCAAACGGCTTTCAAGGCGTCGGGTATCCAGTGTCGCCAGCACATCGCCCTGTTCAACCGCATCCCCCCTATCAGCCAACACTTCGCTAACACGCCCAGCGGGCTCAAAGGCAAGCGACACAGACTGACGTGCAACCACTCGACCCGTTAAACGCACGTCCCGCTCCAGCTGTTCGGAGTGGGCAAGAGTCTGCGTAGCCACTTGCAACAAAGCGTTATCAGCCCCTTGCTGATCAGCCAGCTGGGCTCGACTGTGCTGGCTACTAAGCGTAACCACCGCGACTGCCGTAATGCTAATCATGATTAAGGCAGCCAGCGTGCCACGACGTCGGTGCCGCCAGGAAGTATTGAAGGGGGTGCCCATAATGGCCTCGAAATGGTTTATTCTTGAACGATACGGTTCACTATAATATGTGTACGCCAGCGTTCAATATTTATTTATTCGATAGGCACGGATTTTACCGAATGACTGACTCGCAACCTTTACTGCCTGACAAAAAACGCAGCGCCGGCCGCCCCAAAGATATGGCTAAGCGCAACGCGATGCTAGACGCGGCGGCCTGCCTATTCTTTCGCTTTGGACTCGAAGGGGTGACCATGGAAGCCGTTGCCCGTGAAGCGGGTGTTTCCAAAGTGACCGTGTACGGCCATTTTGCGACCAAAGAAGCGCTATTTGGCAGCGTCATTCAGCGTGAAACCGCCCTCATTCGTCATGGACTAGAACAGCTCCCCGACACTCACGAAGCCGTGCGTCAATCACTGATTGAAGTCGGCACAGGGCTCGTGCGCTTTTTGTTGGAGCCTCACGTATTAGCCGTTGAGCGTGTTATGAGTACACAGGGGAATCAGTACCCTGAACTGCTTCTGGCCTTTTTCGAAGCTGGCCCCTGGGCCACTAAAAAGTGGCTGCAGGAAAAGCTTGAGGGGCTAGCCTGCGCGGGGCATTTAACGCTTAACGCACCCACGCTAGCCGCTGACCAACTCTGTAGCATGTGGCAAGGCATGTTAGTTATGGAGGTGCGCATGGGGGTACGCCAGCCCCCAAGTGATGAAGAACTTCATCATCAGATTAGTCGCGCCGTAGATGTGTTTTTGGCGGCGTATGGAAACCATTGAGCGCACCACTAGTATGCAAAAAAGCCCCGTATCAACGGGGCTTTCGCAACGCTTAGGTTTTGATTTAAACGCCCACTGGCCCGCCATCGCGCTTCTGAATAACAACGGTAGATGCCCGAGGACGTACTTGGCCACTGGTCTCAGTGGTAGCATCTTGGGTCAGTGCGCCACCATCCGCGGGCCAGTTGCCGGGGTGCTGAATATTGATAAACAGCGCCGTTTTATCTGGCGTCGCAAAAATACCGGTCACTTCACAGCCGTTCGGCCCAACAGCGAAGCGTTTAAGTTGCTGTTGATTGCTGTTGTTAATCACCGGACCGGTACCCTGAAGCTCGTCTAGGCTGTTAGGTACCACGGCTAATAGCTGGTCGTTGGTGTGCTCGGTAATGCCTTCATAACCATTATCGGTCTGAATCCAGAGAATGCCCTGACCATCATCACGCTGGTCAAACCACAGACCATCGGGGCTGGCAAATTGGTTCATTTCAGTCAGGCCGGAATGATTGCCTTCATCATTAGTGGCGGCACCAAATACAAACACTTCCCAGCGAAAGGCATTCGGCAGGCGACTTTCACGCCAGCGGATAATGTGACCGGCTTCGTTATTAGCGCGTGGGTTAACGGCGTTGGCCGGGGCTGTCTCGTAGCCCACTCCTAGCTGAGCAATGTCATCGCCTTGATTGGTGAAAGTAGCCGCAACGGCATCTTCGCTACGCTTCGAATTATTGGTCAGCGTTAGATACACCTCGCCAGAGGAAGGATCCACGGTTGCCCACTCAGGGCGGTCCATCGGTGTCGCTCCCATTAGATCCGCTGCATCACAGGTGTTAATAATCACCCCAGCTAAATCATTCTCTGCCAACCCCAAAGCCGTTGCCAACGAGCGGCCATCGCGTGTTTGCGCGCTAGGCGTTAGTGGCAACCACTCACCGCTACCATCGGCATGGAAACGGGCCACATAGAGGGTGCCGTTATCCATATACTTACTACCAATAGCGAGACGGTCATACGCCTCGCCTGGGCGATTGGCATCGGCAGGATCCCAGGCAGCGTCAGAAACGTATTTATAGACGTACTCGTTACGTGCATCGTGACCAGAGTAATAAACCACCGGCTGACCGGCCTCTAGCTTGCCTAACCAACACCCTTCATGGCGGAAACGGCCTAGTGCTGTGCGCTTAACCGCGAGGGCATCACTATAGGGGTCGACTTCTACTTGGTAGCCAAAGGTGCGCGCTTCATTGCGGTAGTCATCTTCGGCACGCTCGCCCCGTGGCGTGATATCGAAACGGGCAAACTCATCATTTTCTTCAGAGGCATCACCCGCCGAGGTATCCCAACCATAGCGGCTTTTGTCGGTAGGAATACCTATCCGCGCGTCGTCCTGGAAAAGCTGGCCGTGATTAACAAACACATTGGGCCAGTTCTCTTCGCAGGCGATATAGGTGCCCCAGGGCGTTAACCCATTACCACAATTATTATTGGTGCCACGGGTTTGTGTACCCGCTGGTGAGAAGCGCGTTTTCACATAGTCACTGCCCGCCACTGGGCCTGCTATTTCCATTACCGTCGCGCTGGTAAGACGGCGGTTATAAGATGAACCTGGCACATGCGACCAATGGCCGTTAGCGTCTTTCTCAATTTCCACAATGGTAACGCCATGAGCATTGATTTCGGTGCGTGACTCCTCTGCCGGTCGTTTTCCCCTGGCATTTGTGGGGCCACCCTGGGGGGCCCAGAGCGCATCTTGTTCGATATATTCGTTGTTGAGTGCCAATAAAAATCGCCGCGAGGCGTTATCAGCATCCAAGGCAAAACCAGCCATTCCATCGTGGTTCATACCCACGCTAGCGGCTTGACGCTCGGCGGTCATTGGCTGGTCGGGCTGCCAGTTGTCACCAGCGCTCAACGGTGTTCCCCAAGGAACCAGCACTTGGGCAATATAGCCTTCAGGCACTACGACAGCATCCGTTAGCGATCCTTGAACCGCCTCAAACGCCAGCGTCAACGGCGTTTTTTGCGCCCCGTTTGAGGCCAATGCTTGAGCGGCACCGCCAAAGCCAAGCATTGAAGCAGCGGCCAAGCCTAGGCCGCCCCGCATTACCGCACGCCGCGAAACATGCTGCGCTAACACATCCGCAAAAGGCTGGTTGCTGCTCTGGTTAAACAGGCGATGATCTTCAATTTCCTTGCTCATAACGGTCCCCTTGTCACGGTTAACACGCGCTAGTTTTAAGTTAAGGAGACACTAATCAATTTAAATGACAGGGTAATGACGAGC is part of the Halomonas sp. GT genome and harbors:
- a CDS encoding efflux RND transporter periplasmic adaptor subunit; translated protein: MGTPFNTSWRHRRRGTLAALIMISITAVAVVTLSSQHSRAQLADQQGADNALLQVATQTLAHSEQLERDVRLTGRVVARQSVSLAFEPAGRVSEVLADRGDAVEQGDVLATLDTRRLESRLAEVAARSEEARAGLAFAQRQEEREAQLNQSNFASRTTLDQARTDRLTLQARLAALAAERDSLTADLEDSTLKAPFAGRVIERYVSVGSLVASGTAAFELIDIEQLEAHLGLPARLAATFTPGETVTLNVNQHTIGGEVRARLPHIDSDSRTQTLVVSLDASSNVVPGDLAELRYAISESASGYWVPLDALRAADRGLWNVLVAEPLEEGRFRVARASVELLHTEGDQAFVRGTLEPGIRLITSGIHRITPGQQVTLSEDVAYAAH
- a CDS encoding TetR/AcrR family transcriptional regulator — translated: MTDSQPLLPDKKRSAGRPKDMAKRNAMLDAAACLFFRFGLEGVTMEAVAREAGVSKVTVYGHFATKEALFGSVIQRETALIRHGLEQLPDTHEAVRQSLIEVGTGLVRFLLEPHVLAVERVMSTQGNQYPELLLAFFEAGPWATKKWLQEKLEGLACAGHLTLNAPTLAADQLCSMWQGMLVMEVRMGVRQPPSDEELHHQISRAVDVFLAAYGNH
- a CDS encoding efflux RND transporter permease subunit translates to MQRIEWLFNRRLVALTLGLLVVAGLSAIQTLPRAEDPHLIARMATVLAPFPGATPEQVEALVARPIENELRTISEIQVLESTSRQGIAVISLELEDAVFDVTPVWSRVRDKLGDIAPTLPAGVQTPELLDDRGYAFSMVAALRWTLDSSPNPQLMERYAERLEDQFRRVAGTEYTHLFGVAGEQVEVMVDPLELNALGLSVGQLAAAIEASDGRRTAGEVVTQGHRLTVGLSGEFDTLDRLRDIDVAIRQGQTVRLGEIAQLRRGVQDPPAAMALLNGERAVFVGARMAPGQRIDVWVERAQQQLMAFADELPVGLDVEEVFEQASYTNQRLSDVASSLLMGLVLVVAILFLTMGWRSAITVGLAIPATALLTLAFFKPLGIDIHQMSITGIIVALGLMVDNAIVMTNALRERLLQGDSVIAATRDALRHLAVPLLASTLTTILAFMPIVLMPGPAGEFVGPLAMAVMVALVSSYLVSLLLVPALSPMLLANVANKLSGSKDNVVKRGFRRTVRSALRHPVAAMIITLCVPVGGIALMPTLDVAFFPPADRDQFHIEVRLPPASSMANTAALAYEAEALIRELPGIKRVSAFIGESAPMMYYNVLTNEDNNPAFLHLIVDAESLAVTNQRVPMLQQVLDQHFLQAQSVVRKYEQGPPFKAPIELRVYGDDLDVLSSLGLELANLMHQLPQVTHVRAGMQRDLPRLTLDINQTALNDAGLTPQRLAEQVGAALSGQSAGMLLEDTQQLPVRVRYVGEWRTDAEQLAALRLVSDRVAEGLPLAAVAEVSLTPAWSVITRRNAERVQLVQGYLVADALPAVSMAQLEDFLQNALAAGEIHLPSGYRIETGGEAAERDEAVGNLLASVILLVIAMVATVVLAFNSFRRAAIVFIAGAQAMGMGIVALLLSGHAFGFVIIVGIMGLVGVAINATIIIIAAFDDDEAARQGDIDAMLAVISGPTSRHIVSTTITTFAGLIPLMMAAGGLWPPFAQTVGFGLLLATLVSFFFTPALYRLWVARASSSIGSKHAVAGNAI
- a CDS encoding PhoX family protein, giving the protein MSKEIEDHRLFNQSSNQPFADVLAQHVSRRAVMRGGLGLAAASMLGFGGAAQALASNGAQKTPLTLAFEAVQGSLTDAVVVPEGYIAQVLVPWGTPLSAGDNWQPDQPMTAERQAASVGMNHDGMAGFALDADNASRRFLLALNNEYIEQDALWAPQGGPTNARGKRPAEESRTEINAHGVTIVEIEKDANGHWSHVPGSSYNRRLTSATVMEIAGPVAGSDYVKTRFSPAGTQTRGTNNNCGNGLTPWGTYIACEENWPNVFVNHGQLFQDDARIGIPTDKSRYGWDTSAGDASEENDEFARFDITPRGERAEDDYRNEARTFGYQVEVDPYSDALAVKRTALGRFRHEGCWLGKLEAGQPVVYYSGHDARNEYVYKYVSDAAWDPADANRPGEAYDRLAIGSKYMDNGTLYVARFHADGSGEWLPLTPSAQTRDGRSLATALGLAENDLAGVIINTCDAADLMGATPMDRPEWATVDPSSGEVYLTLTNNSKRSEDAVAATFTNQGDDIAQLGVGYETAPANAVNPRANNEAGHIIRWRESRLPNAFRWEVFVFGAATNDEGNHSGLTEMNQFASPDGLWFDQRDDGQGILWIQTDNGYEGITEHTNDQLLAVVPNSLDELQGTGPVINNSNQQQLKRFAVGPNGCEVTGIFATPDKTALFINIQHPGNWPADGGALTQDATTETSGQVRPRASTVVIQKRDGGPVGV